A single genomic interval of Oncorhynchus tshawytscha isolate Ot180627B linkage group LG15, Otsh_v2.0, whole genome shotgun sequence harbors:
- the LOC112214550 gene encoding dynactin subunit 1 isoform X4 — protein MAGMRRRHSVAVPAMGLGIGRGSLLFSSPLLSKMSADGGGKPAKVGSVVEVIGKGQRGTVAYVGATLFATGKWVGVILDEPKGKNDGTVQGKRYFQCDENCGIFVRQSQIQLVEDGSSATSPDTPEAATAKFLPKQKDIPETPKSVKQMPIPKKTPRVLATPASGLSSSLSREDVSEGSLSSKGALGAPVVPLPSGTPTTPGAPPPATPSKAEPPVAKQEEESLRGQVKDLEEKLETLKMKRAEDKVKLKELEKYKIQLEQLQEWKTKMQEQQADLQKQLKEAKKDAREALESKDRYMEEMSDTADAIEMATLDKEMAEERSESLQVEVESLKEKVEELTMDLEIIKHEVEEKGSDGAASSYHVKQLEEQNSRLKEALVRMRDLSSSEKQEHVKLQKQMEKKNGELETLRTQKEKLQEEMKQAEATIDELKEQVDAALGAEEMVETLTERNLDLEEKVRELRETVTDLEAINEMNDELQENSRETEMELREQLDLNGARVREAQKRVEAAQETVADYQQTINKYRELTTSLQDTNRELTIAQNANAEQVQQPPAELFDFKIKFAETKAYAKAIEMELRKMEVGQANRQVSLLTSFMPDSFLRHGGDHDCILVLLLIPRLICKAELISKQAQEKFDLNGNPVERTGMKMRGPPGEQLSFASGLVYSLTLLQATLHKYEQSLNCCSVEVYKRMGTLYSEMSVHERSLDFFIDLLHKDQLDETVHVEPLTKAIKYYQQLYSIHLADQTEDCTVQLADHIKFIQSALDCMGAEVVRLRAFLQPGQEGADLNILLKDLDTSCSDIKQFCKKIRRRMPGTDVPGVPAALAFGAPVSETLTDCRRQLTRVVAVLQEVAAAGAQMVAPLGEQEGLNTLKLEDVAFKAVEQVYGSHGLNPHECLRQSCSSVISTMNKMATAMQEGEYDAERPQGKTPPVEARAVALRAEITDAEGLGVKLEDRDTVIKELKKSLKIKGEELSEAHVRLSLLEKKLDTSTKDADERVEKIQTKLDETLALLKKKEKEFEETMDALQADIDQLEAEKAELKQRLSNQSKVTIEGLRAPPASGIASIVSGTAGAGVAPGAGGLSGPMQVVDSPLLRQQVETQRLGIKHLKNENNRLKAEKMRAQLASLPPLHVPKLPLREASTSPPAEGPLHGALYRKTDQLLGTLLKMSAAVKVVDITGKTPVSASAQLLDQTARLQSLSDALDKLKGEVSEHVVSQQPGAKVSSDFATFPISSFVKAKEEKQGGTVFIGRVAIPCAKGQEQVHRLVLSQQHLQQVHRLLMT, from the exons ATGGCTGGAATGCGCAGGCGGCATTCTGTGGCCGTCCCGGCGATGGGCCTGGGTATTGGCCGGGGCAGCTTG ctCTTCAGCAGCCCCCTCCTGAGCAAGATGAGTGCAGACGGGGGCGGCAAGCCTGCCAAGGTGGGCTCGGTGGTGGAGGTAATCGGTAAGGGTCAGCGTGGCACGGTGGCTTACGTGGGCGCCACGCTCTTCGCCACTGGTAAGTGGGTGGGCGTGATCCTGGACGAGCCCAAGGGCAAGAACGACGGCACGGTCCAGGGGAAGAGATACTTTCAGTGTGATGAGAACTGTGGTATCTTCGTGCGCCAGTCCCAG ATCCAGCTAGTGGAAGATGGATCCAGTGCCACCTCTCCAGACACCCCAGAGGCGGCCACTGCCAAGTTCCTGCCCAAGCAGAAAG ACATTCCTGAGACTCCGAAATCAGTCAAACAG ATGCCCATTCCCAAGAAG ACCCCCCGAGTCTTAGCCACCCCGGCCTCTGGTCTGTCCAGCTCTCTTTCCAGGGAGGATGTCAGTGAGGGCAGCCTGTCTTCCAAGGGTGCACTGGGGGCTCCAGTTGTCCCCCTGCCCAGCGGCACCCCCACCACGCCCGGTGCTCCTCCCCCTGCCACCCCTAGCAAG GCTGAGCCTCCCGTAGCGAAGCAG GAGGAGGAGTCTCTGCGAGGTCAGGTGAAGGATCTAGAGGAGAAGCTGGAGACCCTGAAGATGAAGCGGGCAGAGGACAAGGTCAAgctgaaggagctggagaagtaCAAGATCCAGCTGGAGCAGCTGCAGGAATGGAAGACCAAGATGCAGGAGCAGCAGGCCGACCTGCAGAAACAACTCAAGGAGGCCAAGAAG GATGCTCGGGAGGCCCTGGAGTCTAAGGACCGCTACATGGAGGAGATGTCAGACACGGCAGACGCCATCGAGATGGCCACACTGGACAAGGAGATGGCCGAGGAGCGGTCGGAGAGCTTGCAGGTGGAGGTGGAGTCACTgaaggagaaggtggaggagctCACCATGGACCTGGAGATCATCAAACACGAGGTCGAGGAGAAAG GTTCTGATGGAGCTGCCTCCAGTTACCATGTCAAGCAGCTGGAGGAGCAGAACAGCAGACTGAAAGAGGCTCTGGTCAG GATGCGTGACCTGTCTTCCTCTGAGAAGCAGGAGCATGTGAAGCTCCAGAAGCAGATGGAGAAGAAGAATGGAGAGCTGGAGACTCTGAGGACCCAGAAGGAGAAGCTACAGGAGGAGATGAAGCAGGCTGAGGCCACCATTGATGAGCTGAAGGAGCAG GTTGATGCTGCTCTCGGGGCAGAGGAGATGGTGGAGACTCTGACTGAGAGGAATCTGGACCTGGAGGAGAAAGTCCGAGAGCTCAGAGAGACTGTCACAGACCTG GAAGCGATCAACGAGATGAATGACGAGCtgcaggagaacagcagggagACGGAGATGGAGCTGAGGGAGCAGCTGGACTTGAACGGGGCCAGGGTGAGAGAGGCCCAGAAGAGGGTGGAGGCCGCTCAGGAGACGGTGGCTGACTATCAGCAGACCATCAACAAGTATCGCGAGCTGACCACCAGCCTACAG GATACCAACAGGGAGCTGACCATTGCTCAGAATGCCAATGCAGAGCAGGTCCAACAGCCACCTGCAGAGCTGTTTGACTTCAAGATCAAGTTTGCTGAGACCAAGGCCTACGCCAAG GCCATCGAGATGGAGCTGAGAAAGATGGAGGTGGGCCAGGCCAACAGACAggtgtctctcctcacctccttcatGCCCGACTCCTTCCTGCGTCATGGAGGAGACCACGACTGTATTCTGGTGCTCTTGCTCATACCAAGACTCATTTGCAAg GCTGAGTTGATCAGCAAGCAGGCCCAAGAGAAGTTTGATCTGAATGGTAACCCAGTGGAGAGGACTGGGATGAAGATGAGAGGACCACCTGGAGAACAACTCAGCTTTGCCTCTGGACTGGTGTATTCTCTAACCCTGCTACAGGCCACGCTGCACAAATATGAACA aTCTCTGAACTGCTGCAGTGTGGAGGTGTATAAGCGGATGGGGACTCTCTACTCAGAGATGAGTGTCCATGAGCGTTCTCTAGACTTCTTTATAGACCTGCTGCACAAAGACCAGCTGGATGAGACTGTACACGTGGAGCCTCTCACCAAGGCCATCAAGTACTACCAG CAACTGTACAGCATCCACCTGGCTGATCAGACTGAAGATTGCACCGTGCAGCTGGCTGATCACATCAAG ttcatccagagtgcatTGGACTGTATGGGTGCAGAGGTGGTGCGTCTCAGGGCCTTCCTGCAGCCGGGGCAAGAGGGGGCTGACCTGAACATCCTGCTGAAGGACCTAGACACATCCTGCAG CGACATCAAACAGTTCTGCAAGAAGATCAGACGCAGGATGCCAGGGACCGACGTGCCAGGGGTGCCCGCCGCTCTGGCCTTCGGCGCACCG GTGTCAGAGACTCTAACGGACTGCAGGCGTCAGCTGACTCGGGTGGTTGCCGTGCTACAGGAGGTAGCTGCGGCGGGGGCGCAGATGGTCGCCCCTCTAGGAGAACAGGAGGGGCTCAACACCCTCAAACTGGAGGACGTGGCCTTCAAGGCTGTTGAACAG gtGTATGGGTCCCATGGCCTGAATCCCCATGAGTGTCTGCGTCAGTCCTGCAgctctgtcatctccaccatgaacAAGATGGCTACCGCCATGCAGGAGGGAGAGTATGACGCCGAGCGACCACAGGGAAAG ACTCCCCCGGTAGAGGCTCGTGCAGTGGCCCTCAGGGCAGAGATCACTGACGCAGAGGGTCTGGGAGTCAAACTGGAGGACAGAGACACTGTCATCAAGGAGCTCAAGAAGTCCCTGAAGATCAAA GGAGAGGAGTTGAGTGAGGCCCACGTCCGTCTCAGCCTGCTAGAGAAGAAGCTGGATACGTCCACTAAAGATGCAGACGAACGTGTGGAGAAGATCCAGACCAAACTGGATGAGACCCTCGCCCTGCTCAAGAAGAAAGAGAA GGAGTTTGAGGAAACCATGGATGCCCTGCAGGCAGACATCGACCAGCTGGAGGCAGAGAAAGCAGAGCTGAAGCAGCGTCTCTCCAACCAGTCAAAGGTGACCATTGAGGGCCTCAGGGCCCCGCCTGCCTCTGGCATCGCATCCATCGTTTCAGGAACCGCCGGAG cgggTGTTGCCCCAGGAGCAGGGGGCCTGTCTGGGCCGATGCAGGTGGTGgactcccctctcctccgtcAGCAGGTGGAGACCCAGAGACTGGGCATCAAACACCTGAAGAACGAGAACAACAGACTGAAG GCGGAGAAGATGAGAGCCCAgttagcctccctccctcccctccacgtCCCCAAGCTTCCTCTGAGAGAggcctccacctctccccctgcTGAGGGGCCTCTCCACGGGGCTCTCTACAGGAAGACAGACCAGCTCCTGGGGACCCTGCTCAAGATGAGTGCCGCCGTTAAGGTGGTCGACATCACCGGGAAGACTCCAG TGAGTGCGAGTGCTCAGCTCCTGGACCAGACAGCTCGACTGCAGTCTCTGAGTGACGCTCTGGACAAACTGAAG ggtgaagTGTCAGAGCATGTGGTTTCTCAGCAACCTGGGGCGAAGGTCTCCTCTGACTTTGCCACCTTCCCCATTTCCTCCTTCGTCAAG GCCAAGGAGGAGAAGCAGGGGGGTACGGTGTTCATAGGGCGCGTGGCCATCCCATGTGCCAAGGGCCAGGAGCAGGTGCACCGTCTTGTCCTATCACAGCAGCACCTGCAGCAGGTGCACCGCCTCCTCATGACCTAA
- the LOC112214550 gene encoding dynactin subunit 1 isoform X6: MSADGGGKPAKVGSVVEVIGKGQRGTVAYVGATLFATGKWVGVILDEPKGKNDGTVQGKRYFQCDENCGIFVRQSQIQLVEDGSSATSPDTPEAATAKFLPKQKDIPETPKSVKQMPIPKKFVTRRSTKLNTPDRLSSSSSLPSLLMTPRVLATPASGLSSSLSREDVSEGSLSSKGALGAPVVPLPSGTPTTPGAPPPATPSKAEPPVAKQEEESLRGQVKDLEEKLETLKMKRAEDKVKLKELEKYKIQLEQLQEWKTKMQEQQADLQKQLKEAKKDAREALESKDRYMEEMSDTADAIEMATLDKEMAEERSESLQVEVESLKEKVEELTMDLEIIKHEVEEKGSDGAASSYHVKQLEEQNSRLKEALVRMRDLSSSEKQEHVKLQKQMEKKNGELETLRTQKEKLQEEMKQAEATIDELKEQVDAALGAEEMVETLTERNLDLEEKVRELRETVTDLEAINEMNDELQENSRETEMELREQLDLNGARVREAQKRVEAAQETVADYQQTINKYRELTTSLQDTNRELTIAQNANAEQVQQPPAELFDFKIKFAETKAYAKAIEMELRKMEVGQANRQVSLLTSFMPDSFLRHGGDHDCILVLLLIPRLICKAELISKQAQEKFDLNGNPVERTGMKMRGPPGEQLSFASGLVYSLTLLQATLHKYEQSLNCCSVEVYKRMGTLYSEMSVHERSLDFFIDLLHKDQLDETVHVEPLTKAIKYYQQLYSIHLADQTEDCTVQLADHIKFIQSALDCMGAEVVRLRAFLQPGQEGADLNILLKDLDTSCSDIKQFCKKIRRRMPGTDVPGVPAALAFGAPVSETLTDCRRQLTRVVAVLQEVAAAGAQMVAPLGEQEGLNTLKLEDVAFKAVEQVYGSHGLNPHECLRQSCSSVISTMNKMATAMQEGEYDAERPQGKTPPVEARAVALRAEITDAEGLGVKLEDRDTVIKELKKSLKIKGEELSEAHVRLSLLEKKLDTSTKDADERVEKIQTKLDETLALLKKKEKEFEETMDALQADIDQLEAEKAELKQRLSNQSKVTIEGLRAPPASGIASIVSGTAGAGVAPGAGGLSGPMQVVDSPLLRQQVETQRLGIKHLKNENNRLKAEKMRAQLASLPPLHVPKLPLREASTSPPAEGPLHGALYRKTDQLLGTLLKMSAAVKVVDITGKTPVSASAQLLDQTARLQSLSDALDKLKGEVSEHVVSQQPGAKVSSDFATFPISSFVKAKEEKQGGTVFIGRVAIPCAKGQEQVHRLVLSQQHLQQVHRLLMT, translated from the exons ATGAGTGCAGACGGGGGCGGCAAGCCTGCCAAGGTGGGCTCGGTGGTGGAGGTAATCGGTAAGGGTCAGCGTGGCACGGTGGCTTACGTGGGCGCCACGCTCTTCGCCACTGGTAAGTGGGTGGGCGTGATCCTGGACGAGCCCAAGGGCAAGAACGACGGCACGGTCCAGGGGAAGAGATACTTTCAGTGTGATGAGAACTGTGGTATCTTCGTGCGCCAGTCCCAG ATCCAGCTAGTGGAAGATGGATCCAGTGCCACCTCTCCAGACACCCCAGAGGCGGCCACTGCCAAGTTCCTGCCCAAGCAGAAAG ACATTCCTGAGACTCCGAAATCAGTCAAACAG ATGCCCATTCCCAAGAAG TTCGTAACCCGCCGTAGTACCAAG ttGAACACTCCTGAtcgcctctcctcctccagctccctcccctccctcctcatg ACCCCCCGAGTCTTAGCCACCCCGGCCTCTGGTCTGTCCAGCTCTCTTTCCAGGGAGGATGTCAGTGAGGGCAGCCTGTCTTCCAAGGGTGCACTGGGGGCTCCAGTTGTCCCCCTGCCCAGCGGCACCCCCACCACGCCCGGTGCTCCTCCCCCTGCCACCCCTAGCAAG GCTGAGCCTCCCGTAGCGAAGCAG GAGGAGGAGTCTCTGCGAGGTCAGGTGAAGGATCTAGAGGAGAAGCTGGAGACCCTGAAGATGAAGCGGGCAGAGGACAAGGTCAAgctgaaggagctggagaagtaCAAGATCCAGCTGGAGCAGCTGCAGGAATGGAAGACCAAGATGCAGGAGCAGCAGGCCGACCTGCAGAAACAACTCAAGGAGGCCAAGAAG GATGCTCGGGAGGCCCTGGAGTCTAAGGACCGCTACATGGAGGAGATGTCAGACACGGCAGACGCCATCGAGATGGCCACACTGGACAAGGAGATGGCCGAGGAGCGGTCGGAGAGCTTGCAGGTGGAGGTGGAGTCACTgaaggagaaggtggaggagctCACCATGGACCTGGAGATCATCAAACACGAGGTCGAGGAGAAAG GTTCTGATGGAGCTGCCTCCAGTTACCATGTCAAGCAGCTGGAGGAGCAGAACAGCAGACTGAAAGAGGCTCTGGTCAG GATGCGTGACCTGTCTTCCTCTGAGAAGCAGGAGCATGTGAAGCTCCAGAAGCAGATGGAGAAGAAGAATGGAGAGCTGGAGACTCTGAGGACCCAGAAGGAGAAGCTACAGGAGGAGATGAAGCAGGCTGAGGCCACCATTGATGAGCTGAAGGAGCAG GTTGATGCTGCTCTCGGGGCAGAGGAGATGGTGGAGACTCTGACTGAGAGGAATCTGGACCTGGAGGAGAAAGTCCGAGAGCTCAGAGAGACTGTCACAGACCTG GAAGCGATCAACGAGATGAATGACGAGCtgcaggagaacagcagggagACGGAGATGGAGCTGAGGGAGCAGCTGGACTTGAACGGGGCCAGGGTGAGAGAGGCCCAGAAGAGGGTGGAGGCCGCTCAGGAGACGGTGGCTGACTATCAGCAGACCATCAACAAGTATCGCGAGCTGACCACCAGCCTACAG GATACCAACAGGGAGCTGACCATTGCTCAGAATGCCAATGCAGAGCAGGTCCAACAGCCACCTGCAGAGCTGTTTGACTTCAAGATCAAGTTTGCTGAGACCAAGGCCTACGCCAAG GCCATCGAGATGGAGCTGAGAAAGATGGAGGTGGGCCAGGCCAACAGACAggtgtctctcctcacctccttcatGCCCGACTCCTTCCTGCGTCATGGAGGAGACCACGACTGTATTCTGGTGCTCTTGCTCATACCAAGACTCATTTGCAAg GCTGAGTTGATCAGCAAGCAGGCCCAAGAGAAGTTTGATCTGAATGGTAACCCAGTGGAGAGGACTGGGATGAAGATGAGAGGACCACCTGGAGAACAACTCAGCTTTGCCTCTGGACTGGTGTATTCTCTAACCCTGCTACAGGCCACGCTGCACAAATATGAACA aTCTCTGAACTGCTGCAGTGTGGAGGTGTATAAGCGGATGGGGACTCTCTACTCAGAGATGAGTGTCCATGAGCGTTCTCTAGACTTCTTTATAGACCTGCTGCACAAAGACCAGCTGGATGAGACTGTACACGTGGAGCCTCTCACCAAGGCCATCAAGTACTACCAG CAACTGTACAGCATCCACCTGGCTGATCAGACTGAAGATTGCACCGTGCAGCTGGCTGATCACATCAAG ttcatccagagtgcatTGGACTGTATGGGTGCAGAGGTGGTGCGTCTCAGGGCCTTCCTGCAGCCGGGGCAAGAGGGGGCTGACCTGAACATCCTGCTGAAGGACCTAGACACATCCTGCAG CGACATCAAACAGTTCTGCAAGAAGATCAGACGCAGGATGCCAGGGACCGACGTGCCAGGGGTGCCCGCCGCTCTGGCCTTCGGCGCACCG GTGTCAGAGACTCTAACGGACTGCAGGCGTCAGCTGACTCGGGTGGTTGCCGTGCTACAGGAGGTAGCTGCGGCGGGGGCGCAGATGGTCGCCCCTCTAGGAGAACAGGAGGGGCTCAACACCCTCAAACTGGAGGACGTGGCCTTCAAGGCTGTTGAACAG gtGTATGGGTCCCATGGCCTGAATCCCCATGAGTGTCTGCGTCAGTCCTGCAgctctgtcatctccaccatgaacAAGATGGCTACCGCCATGCAGGAGGGAGAGTATGACGCCGAGCGACCACAGGGAAAG ACTCCCCCGGTAGAGGCTCGTGCAGTGGCCCTCAGGGCAGAGATCACTGACGCAGAGGGTCTGGGAGTCAAACTGGAGGACAGAGACACTGTCATCAAGGAGCTCAAGAAGTCCCTGAAGATCAAA GGAGAGGAGTTGAGTGAGGCCCACGTCCGTCTCAGCCTGCTAGAGAAGAAGCTGGATACGTCCACTAAAGATGCAGACGAACGTGTGGAGAAGATCCAGACCAAACTGGATGAGACCCTCGCCCTGCTCAAGAAGAAAGAGAA GGAGTTTGAGGAAACCATGGATGCCCTGCAGGCAGACATCGACCAGCTGGAGGCAGAGAAAGCAGAGCTGAAGCAGCGTCTCTCCAACCAGTCAAAGGTGACCATTGAGGGCCTCAGGGCCCCGCCTGCCTCTGGCATCGCATCCATCGTTTCAGGAACCGCCGGAG cgggTGTTGCCCCAGGAGCAGGGGGCCTGTCTGGGCCGATGCAGGTGGTGgactcccctctcctccgtcAGCAGGTGGAGACCCAGAGACTGGGCATCAAACACCTGAAGAACGAGAACAACAGACTGAAG GCGGAGAAGATGAGAGCCCAgttagcctccctccctcccctccacgtCCCCAAGCTTCCTCTGAGAGAggcctccacctctccccctgcTGAGGGGCCTCTCCACGGGGCTCTCTACAGGAAGACAGACCAGCTCCTGGGGACCCTGCTCAAGATGAGTGCCGCCGTTAAGGTGGTCGACATCACCGGGAAGACTCCAG TGAGTGCGAGTGCTCAGCTCCTGGACCAGACAGCTCGACTGCAGTCTCTGAGTGACGCTCTGGACAAACTGAAG ggtgaagTGTCAGAGCATGTGGTTTCTCAGCAACCTGGGGCGAAGGTCTCCTCTGACTTTGCCACCTTCCCCATTTCCTCCTTCGTCAAG GCCAAGGAGGAGAAGCAGGGGGGTACGGTGTTCATAGGGCGCGTGGCCATCCCATGTGCCAAGGGCCAGGAGCAGGTGCACCGTCTTGTCCTATCACAGCAGCACCTGCAGCAGGTGCACCGCCTCCTCATGACCTAA
- the LOC112214550 gene encoding dynactin subunit 1 isoform X9, translated as MPIPKKTPRVLATPASGLSSSLSREDVSEGSLSSKGALGAPVVPLPSGTPTTPGAPPPATPSKAEPPVAKQEEESLRGQVKDLEEKLETLKMKRAEDKVKLKELEKYKIQLEQLQEWKTKMQEQQADLQKQLKEAKKDAREALESKDRYMEEMSDTADAIEMATLDKEMAEERSESLQVEVESLKEKVEELTMDLEIIKHEVEEKGSDGAASSYHVKQLEEQNSRLKEALVRMRDLSSSEKQEHVKLQKQMEKKNGELETLRTQKEKLQEEMKQAEATIDELKEQVDAALGAEEMVETLTERNLDLEEKVRELRETVTDLEAINEMNDELQENSRETEMELREQLDLNGARVREAQKRVEAAQETVADYQQTINKYRELTTSLQDTNRELTIAQNANAEQVQQPPAELFDFKIKFAETKAYAKAIEMELRKMEVGQANRQVSLLTSFMPDSFLRHGGDHDCILVLLLIPRLICKAELISKQAQEKFDLNGNPVERTGMKMRGPPGEQLSFASGLVYSLTLLQATLHKYEQSLNCCSVEVYKRMGTLYSEMSVHERSLDFFIDLLHKDQLDETVHVEPLTKAIKYYQQLYSIHLADQTEDCTVQLADHIKFIQSALDCMGAEVVRLRAFLQPGQEGADLNILLKDLDTSCSDIKQFCKKIRRRMPGTDVPGVPAALAFGAPVSETLTDCRRQLTRVVAVLQEVAAAGAQMVAPLGEQEGLNTLKLEDVAFKAVEQVYGSHGLNPHECLRQSCSSVISTMNKMATAMQEGEYDAERPQGKTPPVEARAVALRAEITDAEGLGVKLEDRDTVIKELKKSLKIKGEELSEAHVRLSLLEKKLDTSTKDADERVEKIQTKLDETLALLKKKEKEFEETMDALQADIDQLEAEKAELKQRLSNQSKVTIEGLRAPPASGIASIVSGTAGAGVAPGAGGLSGPMQVVDSPLLRQQVETQRLGIKHLKNENNRLKAEKMRAQLASLPPLHVPKLPLREASTSPPAEGPLHGALYRKTDQLLGTLLKMSAAVKVVDITGKTPVSASAQLLDQTARLQSLSDALDKLKGEVSEHVVSQQPGAKVSSDFATFPISSFVKAKEEKQGGTVFIGRVAIPCAKGQEQVHRLVLSQQHLQQVHRLLMT; from the exons ATGCCCATTCCCAAGAAG ACCCCCCGAGTCTTAGCCACCCCGGCCTCTGGTCTGTCCAGCTCTCTTTCCAGGGAGGATGTCAGTGAGGGCAGCCTGTCTTCCAAGGGTGCACTGGGGGCTCCAGTTGTCCCCCTGCCCAGCGGCACCCCCACCACGCCCGGTGCTCCTCCCCCTGCCACCCCTAGCAAG GCTGAGCCTCCCGTAGCGAAGCAG GAGGAGGAGTCTCTGCGAGGTCAGGTGAAGGATCTAGAGGAGAAGCTGGAGACCCTGAAGATGAAGCGGGCAGAGGACAAGGTCAAgctgaaggagctggagaagtaCAAGATCCAGCTGGAGCAGCTGCAGGAATGGAAGACCAAGATGCAGGAGCAGCAGGCCGACCTGCAGAAACAACTCAAGGAGGCCAAGAAG GATGCTCGGGAGGCCCTGGAGTCTAAGGACCGCTACATGGAGGAGATGTCAGACACGGCAGACGCCATCGAGATGGCCACACTGGACAAGGAGATGGCCGAGGAGCGGTCGGAGAGCTTGCAGGTGGAGGTGGAGTCACTgaaggagaaggtggaggagctCACCATGGACCTGGAGATCATCAAACACGAGGTCGAGGAGAAAG GTTCTGATGGAGCTGCCTCCAGTTACCATGTCAAGCAGCTGGAGGAGCAGAACAGCAGACTGAAAGAGGCTCTGGTCAG GATGCGTGACCTGTCTTCCTCTGAGAAGCAGGAGCATGTGAAGCTCCAGAAGCAGATGGAGAAGAAGAATGGAGAGCTGGAGACTCTGAGGACCCAGAAGGAGAAGCTACAGGAGGAGATGAAGCAGGCTGAGGCCACCATTGATGAGCTGAAGGAGCAG GTTGATGCTGCTCTCGGGGCAGAGGAGATGGTGGAGACTCTGACTGAGAGGAATCTGGACCTGGAGGAGAAAGTCCGAGAGCTCAGAGAGACTGTCACAGACCTG GAAGCGATCAACGAGATGAATGACGAGCtgcaggagaacagcagggagACGGAGATGGAGCTGAGGGAGCAGCTGGACTTGAACGGGGCCAGGGTGAGAGAGGCCCAGAAGAGGGTGGAGGCCGCTCAGGAGACGGTGGCTGACTATCAGCAGACCATCAACAAGTATCGCGAGCTGACCACCAGCCTACAG GATACCAACAGGGAGCTGACCATTGCTCAGAATGCCAATGCAGAGCAGGTCCAACAGCCACCTGCAGAGCTGTTTGACTTCAAGATCAAGTTTGCTGAGACCAAGGCCTACGCCAAG GCCATCGAGATGGAGCTGAGAAAGATGGAGGTGGGCCAGGCCAACAGACAggtgtctctcctcacctccttcatGCCCGACTCCTTCCTGCGTCATGGAGGAGACCACGACTGTATTCTGGTGCTCTTGCTCATACCAAGACTCATTTGCAAg GCTGAGTTGATCAGCAAGCAGGCCCAAGAGAAGTTTGATCTGAATGGTAACCCAGTGGAGAGGACTGGGATGAAGATGAGAGGACCACCTGGAGAACAACTCAGCTTTGCCTCTGGACTGGTGTATTCTCTAACCCTGCTACAGGCCACGCTGCACAAATATGAACA aTCTCTGAACTGCTGCAGTGTGGAGGTGTATAAGCGGATGGGGACTCTCTACTCAGAGATGAGTGTCCATGAGCGTTCTCTAGACTTCTTTATAGACCTGCTGCACAAAGACCAGCTGGATGAGACTGTACACGTGGAGCCTCTCACCAAGGCCATCAAGTACTACCAG CAACTGTACAGCATCCACCTGGCTGATCAGACTGAAGATTGCACCGTGCAGCTGGCTGATCACATCAAG ttcatccagagtgcatTGGACTGTATGGGTGCAGAGGTGGTGCGTCTCAGGGCCTTCCTGCAGCCGGGGCAAGAGGGGGCTGACCTGAACATCCTGCTGAAGGACCTAGACACATCCTGCAG CGACATCAAACAGTTCTGCAAGAAGATCAGACGCAGGATGCCAGGGACCGACGTGCCAGGGGTGCCCGCCGCTCTGGCCTTCGGCGCACCG GTGTCAGAGACTCTAACGGACTGCAGGCGTCAGCTGACTCGGGTGGTTGCCGTGCTACAGGAGGTAGCTGCGGCGGGGGCGCAGATGGTCGCCCCTCTAGGAGAACAGGAGGGGCTCAACACCCTCAAACTGGAGGACGTGGCCTTCAAGGCTGTTGAACAG gtGTATGGGTCCCATGGCCTGAATCCCCATGAGTGTCTGCGTCAGTCCTGCAgctctgtcatctccaccatgaacAAGATGGCTACCGCCATGCAGGAGGGAGAGTATGACGCCGAGCGACCACAGGGAAAG ACTCCCCCGGTAGAGGCTCGTGCAGTGGCCCTCAGGGCAGAGATCACTGACGCAGAGGGTCTGGGAGTCAAACTGGAGGACAGAGACACTGTCATCAAGGAGCTCAAGAAGTCCCTGAAGATCAAA GGAGAGGAGTTGAGTGAGGCCCACGTCCGTCTCAGCCTGCTAGAGAAGAAGCTGGATACGTCCACTAAAGATGCAGACGAACGTGTGGAGAAGATCCAGACCAAACTGGATGAGACCCTCGCCCTGCTCAAGAAGAAAGAGAA GGAGTTTGAGGAAACCATGGATGCCCTGCAGGCAGACATCGACCAGCTGGAGGCAGAGAAAGCAGAGCTGAAGCAGCGTCTCTCCAACCAGTCAAAGGTGACCATTGAGGGCCTCAGGGCCCCGCCTGCCTCTGGCATCGCATCCATCGTTTCAGGAACCGCCGGAG cgggTGTTGCCCCAGGAGCAGGGGGCCTGTCTGGGCCGATGCAGGTGGTGgactcccctctcctccgtcAGCAGGTGGAGACCCAGAGACTGGGCATCAAACACCTGAAGAACGAGAACAACAGACTGAAG GCGGAGAAGATGAGAGCCCAgttagcctccctccctcccctccacgtCCCCAAGCTTCCTCTGAGAGAggcctccacctctccccctgcTGAGGGGCCTCTCCACGGGGCTCTCTACAGGAAGACAGACCAGCTCCTGGGGACCCTGCTCAAGATGAGTGCCGCCGTTAAGGTGGTCGACATCACCGGGAAGACTCCAG TGAGTGCGAGTGCTCAGCTCCTGGACCAGACAGCTCGACTGCAGTCTCTGAGTGACGCTCTGGACAAACTGAAG ggtgaagTGTCAGAGCATGTGGTTTCTCAGCAACCTGGGGCGAAGGTCTCCTCTGACTTTGCCACCTTCCCCATTTCCTCCTTCGTCAAG GCCAAGGAGGAGAAGCAGGGGGGTACGGTGTTCATAGGGCGCGTGGCCATCCCATGTGCCAAGGGCCAGGAGCAGGTGCACCGTCTTGTCCTATCACAGCAGCACCTGCAGCAGGTGCACCGCCTCCTCATGACCTAA